The DNA region aTGAATTTGGTCATGGTGAACTGAGCCTGGTTTGGTGAAATGTCGGTGAAAACTCAACTGTACTGCTTGATAAAAGCTGAGAAGAAAAGATCGGACGGGTGCCATGAAAAAGTGGAAATTTTTGCCCAGTAATTATAGCGCGCGAGCAAGAAACCTAGTACATTGGAACAGGAACTGGGAAGGGGCGTTTATTGCCCACACTTCTCGGTGCCTGATCAAGCCTGCCCAAGCTCACGATGTTATACGCATATTTCCCCCTCACGCAcatttctttctcttcattATCTGTCTCGCATCTTTCAGCAGCTTCTCAATGCCATTATGCTCCCAAAATACCTTTCATAAATCCGCTTCGACGCTTCGAACTATAATCAACAAGCCTCAGAAGACAACTGACAGGCCTAAAACTAGTTGATAAGTCTCtaagaaaaacaaaaaggtcGTTAAATATAGCTTATAAGGCGTTAAAAATAATCAACAAGCCattatatttttaataagCCCTTAAAGATGGCCAATATGTATTTATGGTCATCTTGCAGGTTTTGTATCACAGTCTCTTTGTTTCTGTCCACCACCTAGGTCTACAAAAAGATTTATTTAGCGCTGACCACCAATATATCGGCAGGTAAACAGCAAAGTGTTGGCATAAGTTTCCTGCAAATTGTGTAAACACACCGAACCCAACTATCCGACAAAACCCAGGATATCTACCTCCTCAAAGCTGAACATCATTCGCTGCCCCAAACGCCTTTCCATGGTTCGAGCTCTtaggggggaaggagaaaaaggcgCCATTAAAAGACGGTAACAGCACTCACAAACCCACTTCTCAACACCTCAAACACCAAGCCCGGGTACCCATACAGTGTTGTCGTAGAGTCCTCGCCCCCCTCAAACTTCTTACCCATACCGGCCCCGGGTTCTTCCCACCCGCCCAGCATCTCTATACTGCTGCCTGGCGAATCACCCCAGCCGCGGTTCAGGACCATACccctctgcttctgctggGCTTCGCTCTCCGAGGCATACATCGACTTCCACTCccccttcaacttcttctccagaTCTGGAAAGTATGTCTCCGAATTTGGCACCttgtcatcgtcatctcccTTGGCAAGATAGGCAATCTCCCACCTACACCGGCGGTGCCGGTTGAACGGATAGGAACCCGGCACGTTGCCGTGCAAGATCAGCTTTGTTGCCACCTGTCGGTGAGGGTTTGTGGATCTGACAAGTGGTCCAGGTAGTGACTTGCCGCTTGACGAAGGGGGAGTCTCTGACGGCTCTGTGGGCGTTGAAACCAGGATATCAAACCCAAGGTAAAAGTAATTGTAGAAACACTCCCCTGCTACATTAACAGCTTcgtcctcgacaacctcctcctcctcctcgttggATTGATAGCCGTCAGAGTGGTTCAGAGATGACTGGTCCGTATCCGTCATGTCGTCCTTGAGATCCTTGCCGTTTGGTCTCCCGGCTGCGTTGCTTGCTGTCCTCAACTTATGGATGTACATGCGCTGGTCATTCTTGCGATATATAGCATCTGGGGGCCCCAGTTCGGCTACTAATTCCTGAGGGGTAGTCTCACCGAAGAATATCCAGAACGAGTTGTTGGTCCATTTCCGAAAGAGCTGTACTTTACCACCACCGTGGAGTTTCACAAGCGACACCTCATCGGGGCAGACATCTTTACCCTTGTTTAGAGGGGCGAAAGTCTTGATGCTGGGGAGCACTTCTGTCCACATTGTCTTGCGAGCCTGTGCCCACGAGTCACCACTGAAGATGGCCATGGATTGGGGCACCGCCGTGGATGACAGCAAAGAGACAACATCCTTATTTGGCGAATACTGGGTCGTTTTCATGGGAAAGACGAAACCCACGCCCGGGTACGAGAGGATGTACAATCCAGCATTTCCAGGCTTCTTCACGAACTCTCCACCATAAGTAGGGCCCAAGAAGCGTTGGTAAATGTGTCGGAATGTTGGTTCGGGTGTGCTGTCGGCCGCGGGGAGATCGCTCGGTGGCCGGACAAGGTCTCGCTCTTTATCATTTGCTGGCTTGAAGAATATGTGGTTTTTCGTAAAGTCGATGACTTCGATTAATCGGAGTCGTTGTTCTGGCCCGTCAAATTGCAACCGGAGACCGTTGGCCGGTAAGCCAACGATGGTTTCCTTTGTGACTGGAATTTTTGAATCGTAGATCAAGTCGATCTTGGGGAAACGTTGTGGTTCGGCTTTGATTCGTGTCAATATGTCATGGAGTGAGGCCCCGAGAACAAGAAATCCAAGGGCCCGCCCCGGATACAACTGAGCGGAGAAGAGGGACGACGACATTGCGAATAGCTTTAGCAGTGGATTAACGCCAGAAGTAttgatggatgatgctgatgcaAAAAGCAGACGCCTAACCTCGTAGGGAAGACGAGGACTCGAGCGCCGTACTTGATGGAAAGAGTACTTCGTAACCAAGACAAGTTCCAAAAGATATGTCGATGCGACGCAAGAGACAATTTAAGATAACTGGATCACTCGTGACAAAGGCACTGGAATATTGTAAAACTTTGCTTGCAGCCACTGAGCAGCTGGCGGGATCACGAGGCAGTCGCGCTGGAGCTCAGTGCTCACATGGGACGGACGGTGTAGGGGATCGCTCCAGCGGTACGTCATCCCGGCAGACAGATAAGGATAGCGAACGATAACGAGCGATAGAGGGGCAGGTGGGGTCTAATCCGCAGCTGTCACTTGGCGGAGAAGTAAGCCGAGTTGGTTGCTGCAGCAAtagcttcttggcctgcaGAGTTGTTTACGATCGCGCCCTCCAACCCCGGTCCAGGTCCCCACTTCGGGACATGCCATTTTTGCAATGGCAGCAGCGACGTGGATGAGCCACAGACCACACCCTGTTCCGCAGCAAAGAGGCACCAAGGCTCATCACTGTTGAGACCCTGTCTTGGAGTTCTGGGTGGCTTTTAGTTTTTGTGGTTTTTTATGATATccagtcttttcttttcccgtCACACCAACACGCGACTAAACAAACACACGAGAACAAGCAGCACGATACCCGGCTCCTTCCCATGGAGCGCCGAAATACCTCGATGGCGCCTCCACCCTCGAGGGCCGGAGGCGCTGCCAGTCGATCGAGCATACGGCCACCAGCaactcgaggaggagctaGACCAGGCGTAACGCGGCACGCGTCTTCAGCGATGTCGCGACTTCAACGaccatcctcaccaaccgAGTCGCTGATGTCGGTAGCAACGACAGCCACGGCAGGCGCTAAGCGCAAAGAACGCGATTTCGACCCCGACGATGGAGAGGCTACCAACATCAACGTTGTCGTGCGGTGCCGAGGGCGCAATGAGCGGGAGGTCAAGGAAAATAGCGCTGTGGTCGTTGGAACGGAAGCGACAAGAGGGAAAATTGTTGAATTGTCAATGGGTCCAAACGCGGTCAGCAACAAGACATACAATTTCGATCATGTTTTCTCGCAGGCGGCCGATCAGGTTATGGTgtttgaggatgtggtgAAGCCGATTTTGGACGAGGTAAGGAGTGTCAGTAACGCGCCGGAGATATCCGCTGACCATGATACCACGATGCGCAGATGATGTCTGGCTATAACTGCACAATTTTTGCCTACGGTCAGACGGGCACCGGCAAGACGTACACGATGTCAGGCGACATGACGGAAACGATGGGCATGCTGTCTGATAATGCAGGCATCATTCCCCGAGTGCTTCAAGCCCTGTTCGCTAAgctcgagctggaggagaaggaccaTTGTGTGCGCTGCTCCTTCATCGAGCTGTACAACGAAGAACTACGGGATCTGCTCGGTACCGATGAGAGCACCAAGCTCAAGATTTACGACGATAACTCGAAGAAGGGTCACTCGACCACGATGGTTCAGGGAATGGAGGAAAGGCATATCTTGAGTGCGACGGACGGTCTCAAATGGCTCCAGGAGGGTAGTTTGAAGCGCCAGGTGGCAGCCACAAAGTGCAACGATCTCAGCAGCAGAAGTCATACCGTGTTTACGATCACTCTATATGCCAAGCGTCAAACGGGCGAGAATGGAGACGATTACTTGATGGCAGGCAAGCTGAATCTGGTCGATCTGGCTGGTAGCGAGAATATTCAACGATCCGGAGCAGAGAACAAGCGCGCTGCTGAGGCGGGACTTATCAACAAGAGTTTGCTTACCCTTGGGCGAGTAATCAACGCCCTGGTCGATCGAAGCCCTCATATCCCATACAGAGAGTCGAAGCTCACTCGTCTACTGCAAGACTCGCTAGGTGGACGGACAAAGACATGCATTATTGCCACAATATCGCCAGCAAAGGTCAACCTTGAAGAAACGATATCAACACTGGATTATGCGTTCAGAGCAAAGAATATCCGAAACAAACCACAGCTCAATGCGTTGATCAACAAAAAGACACTGTTGCGAGACTTTACCACCGAGATTGAACGGTTGAAAGGCGAGCTCATCGCCACCCGTCAACGAAATGGTGTCTATCTATCGAACGATGCATACGAAGAATTGACAGTGCAGAACGAGTCTCGCAGAATCTTAACGGAAGAGCAAGCTGCCAAGATAGAGACTTTGGAAAACAACCTGCGCAACAAGGTGCAGGAGCTGTTTTCCCTGACATCGAGCTTCGTGGGACTGAAGAAGGACCACGAGGGAACACTGGGACAATTGGACGATACCAAGGGCGTCCTGGAGCAGACCGAGATAGTGTTGGCGGCTACCAGGAAGGGACTGGCGGAGGAGACACATATTCGAAAAGCACACCAGGCAACCGAACATCGGTTGACAGCTGTTAGCAATGAGCTCCTCAACTATCTTGGGAGGACGGTTAATGACGTCGATGGCTTGCATGCAAAGAACCAACGAAAGTCGGATCTTCATGATTTCAACCGGGAAACATGGGGCATAGCACAGGCTCATGTCACGGATATCACGGAGATGGTGGAAAGTCGCATCGCGCAGTTCCGAAAAGGGCAGGAGGACCACATTTCGAATATTTCCGGCCGTATGCAGGATTTTGTCCAGGAAGAGCTTGAAAAGCTGACCAGCACACAAAACTTTCTTGACGAAAACCTGGCTTTGTTCACCGAATCCAAGCAACATCTTTTGGAAAGGAAACAGCAAtccaaggaggagatggattCAGTActcgaggagatcaaggttGTGCGAGACAATGTGAAGCAAAGGGTTGGTGAAAGCCTCCAAGCCATTGCTGGTGCTGCGGAGAAGATTGCTGGAGATGTCCTTAGCGAGCTGAGCACCTTCCACAACCAGCTCCACACGTCTTACAGCTCTCTTGGGAAGGAATTCAAGGGGATATTTGAAGAGCTTTTGGGGAATATCAGTGCTCAAAAGGCAGAGTCTGATAGGCTCAGACAAGAACTGGAGGCAGCAACGCAGACGATCGTTGAGTCTAACGAGTCCGTGTCGGACAGGATAcaggaggttttggaggaggaaaggaaacAGGCGGCCATTGAAAGGCAACAGTTGTTGTCACAGATCACTAGGCTTATCAACTCGCAGGCTCAGCTGCAGGAGTCTCGGTTGGTTGATAAGGCGTCTGCTATCCAGGACAGCATCAAGGACACAAATAAGACGTTCAAGAGCAACGTTGCGGGTTACAGAGAGGGTATGAACGCATGGAACGCCAAGGATAGCCAGCTTCTGGAGGAGATTGCGCAGTCGAGAGATGTGCTCAAGACCAGGCTTAAGGATGACTGGACGGTATGTTATTTTCTGCAAGTTAATCAGGGACTGGTACTGACGTTTTCCAGGCTGCGAACAAGCACAGTACATCGATCCAGGAGACGACCAAATCTGTACATGCAGAGACCGTTCGTGTTGTCGACGAGCAGCTGGAAGATCTCGACGTTCAAATGCAAGATCTCGACGACTTTGTCACCCGTGCCAAGTCCTATAATGCCCAGCAGAGCGAGCACCTTTCCGAAGCCGTATCAAATCTTAACAACACTGTTGAGCAGTCCTTTGATAACATTTCCGGACATTGTAAGGCGACGTTCGGCAGAGTTGAGGATCTTGGTCAGCAGATGGAAGTCGATGTCCAGCGATTCCACAACGACCTCGCACCCCTCGACGAAGAGGTTATTCAGCCACTGTCGGAGCTCAGAGAGGACATCAGAGCCACCGAGTTCAAAGAGTACGAGCCGACGGGGACAACTCCCCCGAAGGTCCAGTACCAGTACCCAACCGAACTTCCTCAGACAGCCGACCACGCCGCCTTGTTGGCTGATATGCGCGATACTCCAACACCGAGCAGAGGCGCCCCCGTCAGCAGCGTCCTGCCCAATGTCGGcttcacaccaccatcagctgTCAGAACGCCCTCCCGCCTGCCAGTTGGATTAGCTTCCCCGAGCCGTTTCTCGGAAAGCACCAGCAAGATCCCTCCCGGTGGAAGTCTTCGAGAAGTCAACCCCAACGTGCCGTCCAGCGCTACgacccccaacaacaccaacgctCAGGTTTTCGATTCGGCATCTAGTGTTTTGTCGCTTCCGACTGTTAAGGAGGGCGGGGACGACGATGTGACGATTACCAAGCTCAAGGCACCCGCAGCTACTGGTCCGCCAAGGACGAGGTCGTCGAGGCTGGCGAGGAAGCCGATGGGCGGGGTGGGACAGGGACCGGAAAACATTCCGCCTCCTGCGGCTGCGATGAGGAGTTCGACTAGGAGGAAGAGTCCGCGGTTGAGGTGATTTGGGTCAACCATTCGTTcttcgttttcttttgtggGATTGGTTTTGATTGTATGGAGTTGGAAGGAATTGTGAGTTGGTGGGTGAATAAGTATATAGTGGCTATTACTGAGGGTCTTCGGTGGTGAAAAGGGGCAGAGTGGGAGGAAAAGTAGGAcaagttgttgttgttgttgttgttgttgttgttgttgttgttgttgttggttgttggctaCTCATTATGGGTTAGGATTGTATATGGTTTTTTTGCTGctgttttttttccttcATTCGAAGGCAAAGCAACTGATACCCCCTTTTTGTCGAGTTAAATATGGATTGTTACACGTCGGTGTGGATGGTCGGGTTCGTTCATATGAAAGTGAAAGAAGTTTTGTATATTTTCTATCAAACTCTCATCATTGTGCAAATTTGGTCTGATCAGTTTTGCTCCTTTTCCAACTCGGCAAACTGTCTTTCCACCTCTTCGGCAAAATCTCCCAAGGTCTCAAACGTCCACTCGAAGGCTACCTTGCCCTCGCGGGACAGCTCCTCCAGGTTGCCGCCCGTGCCGTAGTTCTTGGGATCAGTCCCCCCTCTCGCGATAAACACGCTCCTCAACCCGACCTCCTTGGCAGGCACATGATCAGCCGTCAGACTCCTCGCCACATGGAGCAGTTCCCCTTTGGCCTTATccacccccagctcctccctgGCGTGTTTGAACAAGTACTCAAAGTTATGCAGGGAGGGTTTGTAGCTCCCGATTTTTTGCGCGGTGTACACCGCATCAAATCTCACCTTGCCCTTCAGGGAATTGCTGATCGTTGATGcgatgttgtcgtcgttgacGTTGGAGAGGACGATGAGCTTGTAGTGCTTGGCGAGAATTTGCAGCGCTTGGATGGTGTCGGGGAAGGGAGACCAGCGGCCGGGTCCGGAGCCTGCGTTGAGGGCGTCGGACTCGTCAAAGGGGACGTTGACCTCGCGGGCTAGGAGGCGGAAGCATtcggagagggtgaggttgtagGGGAGGGTGGGCTGGGTTTTCCagaggtgggtttggtggtggtcgaaGCGTTGGACtgcggagaggggggttgcgttgagggggtgggaaggggggagttgggaggTTATGGGAGTGaggtcggtggtgaggccGGTTTCCCAGTCTATGAGGGTGCCATAGCAGTCGAAGGAGAGGGCTTTGAAGGttgtgagggggggtggtggtgacattGTGGGTGAGTAAGGGGATAGTGAGAGTGAGACGCTGAGTTGGAGGGGTGATACGGAGACTTTGAACTTTgaggcagaggaagcagATAGAGGTTTATATGAAAATGCCAATGGGCATCATGTGATGATATCATGTGTTACCTTATTGCCGGTCAAGAGGATCTCGCCTACAATGTACACCCGCACTATCACCGTACATGTCCAGGCACTTGACCTGATTTGGGCCGGCGAGCAACAGTCTTGCAGTTTGCACCATCAGCTTTCCCTTTCACTGGCCGGCCGACTCACACCTGCCTTCCTGTTCCGGCTGCAACGCTGCCAATAATTGTGGGCTCGACCTTCCTATATGTCTTCTGAACCCCTTCCTTCGATAACCACCACGGTGTTAAAACGGACATACAACGCCACACGGATATAAGCGCACGCCATTTTCCAACGAAAAGGCATGCCCAGAACAATGCGTTTCCACATATGTGTTCAACAACTTAGTTTCCTCGATCGCGAGCATCATGAAAGGCGCATGTTTTCCCGTGGAGGAAGTGCAAAAAATGGAAGGGCCCCCTCACTCGCTCCTTCCAATTGTCATCAGTATTAAATGCTATCACGACATGGCAATTCTAACAAATCATACGGTGAGATGGCCGAGCGGTCTAAGGCGCCACGTTAAGGTCTTCCTTAATCAACATCTTCTAGCAAAGATTCCGTGGTCCGAAAGGGCGTGGGTTCGAATCCCACTCTCATCATACTCTTTTGCTACATTCTCCAGTACCTCTTTTTTGCATTCTCCACTTATGTGCTCTTGCAAACCTGATTCATGGCTGGgatgtgtgtggtgatggtgcatCTTTTTGTCTTGATTTGAGAGCTTGCCGGGGCTTGATATGACAAGTATGGATATATGAGAGATCAGACCAACTCGACGAGGCACCAAATCAATGACAACATGTGAGACTTATACATTGTGTGTCGTTGCTTCTAAATTCTTTGAGGGGAATCATTTTGTAAACCTTTCTAACCCGAGTTCAGCCCTGAACGCCGTCTATGCTTTTTCATAGTTCATCAAACATGCTTGAGAGAAACGCCCCAGCGGCACCCAAGCCACCCACTGCGAGAACAGGCTGATCCCATCGTTGTACCAAGGCTCCGAATCGTGGCAAGGTCTGCCAATACCAGATAGCAGCGCCCATTGTGAGAGCTGTTATCCCAAGTCCTGCGAAGACCAGTCTGTCCCAACTAGGCCCCTGTTTGACGCCTTTGTATTCCAGCACttgtctcctcctcttttcagcccaccaccttctccacaCCTCTCCGATCCATGGCACTTCATACATAACTCCATGCCCAAGTCTCTGGTAAAGCTTGAGCCCTAAACCATGTGCCTCCGTCCCCTCGTCGACCCAAGGCAAACTCTCCCATCCTCTTGGTCCAGGACCAAAAGTCTCCCTCCCATAGTCTTCCACAAACTCAACCAGCCCCGTATACTTTTGCCTTGTCACCTCcgccaaccacctcctcggcaccccctcatcaacaatcATCAAACTAACCCACCCCAACACAGCACACCTCGCCCCCATCGTCAACTTGGCccactcaacctccccaataACATCCAGCACATCCTtggccaacccctccaacttaattctcctcttctcctccggcgTCATAACCTCCCCAACCGTACTCGGCCCCCTCGTCAAACTAGCCGGGATGGATATccaccccgccctcctcgcagcatcagcttcttgttcttcctTTTCCGTCTCGACGTCCGTGTCAAGCGATGACATGCCTAGGTGTTCCGCCCGGGCAGACATTGTCTGTCGGAGCTGGGCTGGTTCTGTCCATGGCAGCGGCATAGGCAGGATCTTGCTGTAGGCTGGGCGGGTGCTCGCTGCCcagttggcggaggagacgtAGAGGTAGAGGGCTATGAGGGGGGTTGCGTTGGCGGATAGGAATGTGGTGTAGGCTTTGCTGTCGGCTtggatggtgggtgttgggggtgggaaggtggCATCGTggaaggagggtggggggtgggtttggaggtggcggaggatggaggtGTAGCCTGATATCCAAGTTCGGTTGGATGGGTCgtggagggcggggaggtggtcTGTATGTTTGTGTGAGTTAGTTATAGCTTCTAGAAAAGAGGGAATGGCAGGGCCAAACATACGGGTTGGTACAGCTGAGGGGCTGGATTGTATGAGTTGGTAATCGGCTTTACTTGTGGTCTGAGCGAGATAAGCGATGGCGGCGATACACTCTGCATCGATGGACGGCAGCCCGAAGGCAGGGCCCCAGACGTAAAGCTGGAGGGCCATGATACTGATTTTTCAGAATAACGCACCCACCAGTCGTAAATAATTTACGTCGCGCACCTCAATGACCAACAGCTTGGAGCGTGTTGAGAGAATGCACGTCCTCACGTGGCGATAAGAGCTTACCCCTCCATTCAGGGTCCTCATAAACTGGACTTTTTCCAGAAAACAGCAGGGCTTTGGTTTCGGAAATCGTAAATTCAGAGTGTGAGGAAGATTTCGTTCCCGCTCCTGCCGCTGCGCCCAAACAactccaccagcaccgcccggGAGAGATCATCGGCACCAGATGCATTGTCAGCAGCATGAACCCCAATTTCACTCGTTTCAGCATCCCACACTTCCTCTCCGATCTCGTTCCTGTCACTTCTTCCTGTCAACTTGAAGCGATGCGCGTGATCAACCTCAAACCAGACTACCTAGAGCTCCGTAAAACAAAATACCTCAAAGGCTCTGGTCGGCAGAAACCGAGTTTCATGTGCCCGAGATCGCATCAATCACAGTTGCCAAAAACCTGTCAATGACGTATCTCCCTTCTTGTCAACCACTTCAACCCCTGGGATCTAgcctctttttcccttcttcttggccactTTTGTTGCGCCtcggcaaccaccaccactgagCACTGATCACCGCCGAGCCCAAAAGTTCCGACAGACAAGAACGCAACCAAACTTCGCTCCTCCAAAGAAAGAAGCGCCCCTTTCCCaaaaggggcaaaaaggGGACAGTTCCATTTTCGACAATGTCGCTTTCCATTTTCGTTCAGCTTCAACCATGCCTCATCAAGACAAGACTCAATCTCGTGAGcacaaaccacccccagGAAAATGGTCGGTCTTGGGGAGTCTTGGAGGGTCTTGGACCAGCGCTTGGTATCATCGTCAGCTCGTAAAAGTCGCCAGTCTCAGTCAGGAGGACGACATATCAACCCCGAACTCCGTTCCCGTTCGCGGGCCACGTTTCCGCCCGAATCTATCCGCTACCCAAGATCAGCTGCTCCATTCACAAGTGCTTCCTCTTGAACCCTCAACCACTGATGATCCTACGGGGCATCAAATAGATGGTTGGGCTTGGCTCCGCCCCCTTCGGCTTCGGATgcggggggttggtggttgggcgGAGGATGCTACTGCACGAAATAATTTAACAAACATGCAGGTCATGGTCTTGAAGGTCTCAACATCGAGCCactt from Podospora pseudoanserina strain CBS 124.78 chromosome 1, whole genome shotgun sequence includes:
- a CDS encoding hypothetical protein (EggNog:ENOG503NX8G; COG:S); amino-acid sequence: MSSSLFSAQLYPGRALGFLVLGASLHDILTRIKAEPQRFPKIDLIYDSKIPVTKETIVGLPANGLRLQFDGPEQRLRLIEVIDFTKNHIFFKPANDKERDLVRPPSDLPAADSTPEPTFRHIYQRFLGPTYGGEFVKKPGNAGLYILSYPGVGFVFPMKTTQYSPNKDVVSLLSSTAVPQSMAIFSGDSWAQARKTMWTEVLPSIKTFAPLNKGKDVCPDEVSLVKLHGGGKVQLFRKWTNNSFWIFFGETTPQELVAELGPPDAIYRKNDQRMYIHKLRTASNAAGRPNGKDLKDDMTDTDQSSLNHSDGYQSNEEEEEVVEDEAVNVAGECFYNYFYLGFDILVSTPTEPSETPPSSSGKSLPGPLVRSTNPHRQVATKLILHGNVPGSYPFNRHRRCRWEIAYLAKGDDDDKVPNSETYFPDLEKKLKGEWKSMYASESEAQQKQRGMVLNRGWGDSPGSSIEMLGGWEEPGAGMGKKFEGGEDSTTTLYGYPGLVFEVLRSGFVSAVTVF
- the KIP1 gene encoding Kinesin-related motor protein (EggNog:ENOG503NUH1; COG:Z), which codes for MERRNTSMAPPPSRAGGAASRSSIRPPATRGGARPGVTRHASSAMSRLQRPSSPTESLMSVATTATAGAKRKERDFDPDDGEATNINVVVRCRGRNEREVKENSAVVVGTEATRGKIVELSMGPNAVSNKTYNFDHVFSQAADQVMVFEDVVKPILDEMMSGYNCTIFAYGQTGTGKTYTMSGDMTETMGMLSDNAGIIPRVLQALFAKLELEEKDHCVRCSFIELYNEELRDLLGTDESTKLKIYDDNSKKGHSTTMVQGMEERHILSATDGLKWLQEGSLKRQVAATKCNDLSSRSHTVFTITLYAKRQTGENGDDYLMAGKLNLVDLAGSENIQRSGAENKRAAEAGLINKSLLTLGRVINALVDRSPHIPYRESKLTRLLQDSLGGRTKTCIIATISPAKVNLEETISTLDYAFRAKNIRNKPQLNALINKKTLLRDFTTEIERLKGELIATRQRNGVYLSNDAYEELTVQNESRRILTEEQAAKIETLENNLRNKVQELFSLTSSFVGLKKDHEGTLGQLDDTKGVLEQTEIVLAATRKGLAEETHIRKAHQATEHRLTAVSNELLNYLGRTVNDVDGLHAKNQRKSDLHDFNRETWGIAQAHVTDITEMVESRIAQFRKGQEDHISNISGRMQDFVQEELEKLTSTQNFLDENLALFTESKQHLLERKQQSKEEMDSVLEEIKVVRDNVKQRVGESLQAIAGAAEKIAGDVLSELSTFHNQLHTSYSSLGKEFKGIFEELLGNISAQKAESDRLRQELEAATQTIVESNESVSDRIQEVLEEERKQAAIERQQLLSQITRLINSQAQLQESRLVDKASAIQDSIKDTNKTFKSNVAGYREGMNAWNAKDSQLLEEIAQSRDVLKTRLKDDWTAANKHSTSIQETTKSVHAETVRVVDEQLEDLDVQMQDLDDFVTRAKSYNAQQSEHLSEAVSNLNNTVEQSFDNISGHCKATFGRVEDLGQQMEVDVQRFHNDLAPLDEEVIQPLSELREDIRATEFKEYEPTGTTPPKVQYQYPTELPQTADHAALLADMRDTPTPSRGAPVSSVLPNVGFTPPSAVRTPSRLPVGLASPSRFSESTSKIPPGGSLREVNPNVPSSATTPNNTNAQVFDSASSVLSLPTVKEGGDDDVTITKLKAPAATGPPRTRSSRLARKPMGGVGQGPENIPPPAAAMRSSTRRKSPRLR
- a CDS encoding hypothetical protein (EggNog:ENOG503P3B4; COG:S); amino-acid sequence: MSPPPPLTTFKALSFDCYGTLIDWETGLTTDLTPITSQLPPSHPLNATPLSAVQRFDHHQTHLWKTQPTLPYNLTLSECFRLLAREVNVPFDESDALNAGSGPGRWSPFPDTIQALQILAKHYKLIVLSNVNDDNIASTISNSLKGKVRFDAVYTAQKIGSYKPSLHNFEYLFKHAREELGVDKAKGELLHVARSLTADHVPAKEVGLRSVFIARGGTDPKNYGTGGNLEELSREGKVAFEWTFETLGDFAEEVERQFAELEKEQN
- a CDS encoding hypothetical protein (EggNog:ENOG503P11S; COG:U) gives rise to the protein MALQLYVWGPAFGLPSIDAECIAAIAYLAQTTSKADYQLIQSSPSAVPTHHLPALHDPSNRTWISGYTSILRHLQTHPPPSFHDATFPPPTPTIQADSKAYTTFLSANATPLIALYLYVSSANWAASTRPAYSKILPMPLPWTEPAQLRQTMSARAEHLGMSSLDTDVETEKEEQEADAARRAGWISIPASLTRGPSTVGEVMTPEEKRRIKLEGLAKDVLDVIGEVEWAKLTMGARCAVLGWVSLMIVDEGVPRRWLAEVTRQKYTGLVEFVEDYGRETFGPGPRGWESLPWVDEGTEAHGLGLKLYQRLGHGVMYEVPWIGEVWRRWWAEKRRRQVLEYKGVKQGPSWDRLVFAGLGITALTMGAAIWYWQTLPRFGALVQRWDQPVLAVGGLGAAGAFLSSMFDEL